TCTCGGTCAGGACGAGTTCATGAGGCTTCTGCTTCTGACGGGCACTCAGCACGTTCCGGCCCTATATGGTTGGTGCGGTCACGTCTATGCAATGGAATATATTACCTCTGATGATTTTCTACCCATTCTCCATCCCATTAGCTCTCGTCACACGTGGGAGGAGCGTGTTCGAGTTGCGCTTAGCTTTCTCGATATGGTGAAAAGTTTCAAAAATACGCCATACGGGGAATTGTTCATGTGCGACGTACAGGAATCTAATTTTGGGATCACTCCTGGATTCATTGTCTATGCTATTGACATCGATCTAACGTTTTTCACCGAACAGCTAAAGTTCATTATTACCCAGCCAAAATGCAAGAGAGATGACGAGTGCAATTTTTTCGACTGCGTTGCAATTTGCGAtaaggaaaaaggcaagtGTACAACGAACATCAAAACAAACAACTTTCAGGTGTTGTGCTCGGACATTTTTCAGTCAAAATTGCTCAGTCTACGCGGATTGCTAGTACACCCTCCTAAGCTAATTGCAGGTCGCTTGCGCACACTGCTCAGCGATTGTGGTAAGACTAACGATTCGGTCATACCGGCAGCATATTATGAGAACCTTTATCATAAATTGCGCAACTTGTTGCTACACTCGATATGAGattagaactttttcaaaaaaagagcGATGAAACGTACTTTTATATAGAACTAGCCTACTTTAGAACGTAATGCAGATTGTTTCGTACGAATTTTGTCTATAACTTTGCCCGTATCAGCGTTCCGATTTAGCTTTACGTACCTAGTACCGCGGATGGTGATGATCGTTAGCCAATCGGGAACAACGTCGCGCAGCAGCTCCAAATGATCCCCAGCAGCAACTATGGAGCATCAAGCTTGAGTATTGTACGCAGTTACGGTGTTAATATTAACCTTGTGAAATTCCACTACTACAGCTGTCTTGTAGCTTGGGTATAACTGAGTCCCACGGTATGGCACCCCGTTTTTCAGATACGAAGAGACTAAGGAAAACGTTGTAGTGCTGACTGattcttttctcctctctTACCTTCTGAGGATGTGACACATTTCCGGGAGACGCTCCATCATGGACAATTGTCTCTCTGTCGCTGGATCTCGAGTCATTTCTTCCTCCACGcgccttctttctttagctcgTATCtgtgacgaagaaaaggagtgACTGTCACGCGGGACTGCTGAGATGAGAGTCTAGGGGCCTTAAGAACTACATCGCAAGCACTCTTCTAGTATTTATCTTCCTCCCAAATTTACACGCAGCTGAAAGAGAGAGCAAGTGCATGCATTTTCAGAGAGGTGAAGAAAAGACTAACTAACCCTCCATTTTTACACAGGAAATTGATACAAGAATTAACTATTGATTTACCTTTTCTATAAGCGATTGACATACACCGTTCAAAGCCGAATTCTTGgtcttttcttcagttgGAGTGACTTTATCAACAGATAAAACCTATGAATTACCAATCAGATTTCTGTTTCACAGCGTTGAAGTGCAGAGCAACAAAAAATGCTAGTGCACCTTCAGTCACCATAACGTCACTCTACCTCTCGCATTATCCACACAACCAACTGACGCAGTAGTGTGATATTGCAAGAGAAGGTCAAGATAAAACACGGATATAATATACCTTGGTATCCTCGCGTTTTATTTCAAGGCATTTCTTGGCTTTTGCTGCAGTAGACTCCAACGCTTCAATGACCTACAAACGTACATTGCTATGATGACACTGAGTTTAAACCTACTACCTTCGGTGGCGCCATTCCAGCTCTCGCTGTCTCCAGCATGTCACTCGCTGTGGAATATCGTTTCACAACCGGAGGTTCGGGAAGCGGAGACGACTCGACGTGAGGCACTTGATCCAGCCGAAATTCGGGATGCCATCGCCGTATCTGATCGTCAGGAATCGATACTTCTTTTGAAGCCAGAAATTCCTGCCAAAAAAGTAAGTTAAGAACATCTATTACTTGGGTAAACGTACCCTATGGTGCTTCCTAACTTGACCCAACAGTCTCCTGTTAAAGACCGTTCTCCTCTTTAATAGCAAGGATGTCGTTACAGGTTTCTTTTCATCGACTCCAACTTGTCTAACGGCTCCGTCTCGTTCGAGTTCTTCCACAGCGAAAGGATTGATGTCGACAGTCAATTGATAATCTGGCTTCTCCTTCTGAGCTCCGTACCACGGAAGACCCTTTACCTGGCCGAAGTGATACGCAGTTGGAAAAACCGTCTTCATCTGCCCGAGATTTTTCTCGACAAAAGACCTATTGGTAAAATCAAAGCATCATTCAAGACAGAATCAAAAGAGTAAATAATGTACTACGAGACTCCTTCCTGTAAGGCATTACGGGAGAGACACAGCTTCTGTTTTTTTACGTTAACTTAGGCTAGCTCACTTTCTAGACATTTCTTGTACGGAACTCTTCAGCTTGTGAAACGTGCACGTTTCGTTGCGCTTTCCCATCAATGAAACGACTGTATCCACACAGTGAAATTTCTCGGCCAAACTCTTATAATTCTGGGGCAATTCCAACGCAACGGAAGACTCCTTACGAACAAGATGCTCAAATTTTTGGTAAGCAGGTATACCagatctaaaaaaattaccaAATAaattaagtaattaattattgtgATCAACGCACCCTAAACTATttaaatcgacgcgatcagGTTTTTCTGTTTCCAATTGTCTTTTTCCAAAATGCATTGGCTCCGGATATCCGCTGGATTTTCCCACTATTCGCTTTCTTTCCATCAAATCGCGCGACGATGCTGCTTTTAGATCATTGGCCATCGATTGATAGCGCTTTTCCAATCGATTCGGCTCGATTTCATCGTTACGGCGAGATTGGTCGCGTAAGTCTTGAGCTTTTCGTCGCTGGGACGCCAGCGACACCAGCGACGAGCTCTTTTTGATACTCTCTGCACGTTTCAAGTTTATATTCTCGTTTCGTTTGCATGAGATCGCCTCGCACCTGGCTTGGAAGGTGTTTCGGCAGTTTTTGCCTTTGAAGACGGTGAAGCGGTCGTCACGAGAGAATCTTCGTGTGTTTTCCGTCGCTTCGCACTCGGATGGGAACCCGATGCGCGTTTTCTTGCTGGAAAATGGACGTTTATTGTCGACTGACGGGCCGCCATGATGTTTGCCAGATTCCCGTATAACCCGCGaaagcgtgacgtcacgcacgACCAGCGACCGCGACCATGCTACGTACGTGCAGCAAATGAGAGGTTCTAGAAAATTAACTTGCAgtgactttctttttcgtcagTGTCGAGAGTGTTAGCGCGAAGACTGGATTGCTATTTGTTTACCATGGCGATAAGGAGGGGCCTTTACAAAGCGCAGAATCGGAAACCGTTAGTACAGAACAATGAAAgccgttctttttttccttctcgcttctcttcttacTACTGATGCAACGCCACCGCAACGATGCAACTTTCCGCCGACGTGGACTATGGGAGCTGACGTGGAGAATTATGCCATCGACTTGTATGCTACCATCGAGGTCTCCTACGATGCGCCAAATAAGAGATTTGCAACCAGCGGTAAATACAAGATCGGTAAAATGGAAGAAAGGTAAAATTCACGAAGAAAGGCGTGTACTAAAACTGAcctatttaattttaatctAATTCAGAAATATCACAACCATCAGTGAAAAGGATAAATACTACATTATCTTTCCAACAACCAAGAAATGTCTGGTAGGTCTGAAAGCAGCGAAAAGAGAACTTTCACGCATTGAgtgctaattaattaattgctcCTTATAAAAGGTGTTGGCAAGTGAACCATTTGAAACATGGGGCGTTCCACTCAATGCAAATTACGCCTATAATTATGCATACGGCATGGGAACTTCAGCGCTAAGGATCAACCAGTGGGAGGCCACAATGACAAGATTCAGTAAGTCGTTTTACATAAATCCATAAATGGTcatgattttgttttttcaaGACCATTCGATTACTTGGGGTTTAGACGCGACTTCCGCAGACTGCGTCCCGGTTATCGAGGACGTTCGCTTAGCTCCTGAGTACGGCATGACAATGAGCAATGTCTTCTACTATGACGCTAAGCCTTCTGTTGTGGCCGACGTTTTCACGCCTGCAGAATATTGCGCACACGTGGCAACACATAGTAGGAATGACTTCGAAGTGATGAGCTTAGAGAAAGAATTGAGTTTTTCTTACGCTATGAAGCTCATATAAAACATGACTGCTGTCTTCAGCAGCTCGATCAATTGATGTTtaatttttgtctttcatGTTTTCAGTTTGTCAACGAAGTTTAGTCAGAACGGTCAAGTTTGTTTCAGTGTTAGATATCGTACGGAAGAACGGTTTCGAAAGTGTGCTGGCTACttgtgatgacgtcacagcagACATGCAGTATCAGTAGATGTCAGTTTCACtgcgtcgttcgtcgatctCTTGGGCATCAGCTCACGCTTTTGCAGCAGTTAATCACATCAATTAGCTATTCAGCTGACAGCTTAGGAAAGAAAACCAATTGCAAAAGGCATAAGaggaaaaaacaaaagaatctACACAGTACACCTGCACGCAACGTGACTGCTATTGCAGCAAGGTCTGGCATTCTTATCTTCGTCATAATTTGCCACAGTTGTATTATCCTTTGCAATGCTTTCCATTATCTGCGAGAGTAGCTGCTTCATCTCAGCCAGAACCTGCGCATATGGCTTCTTCGTTACATCAAGAGCAGTGCTCTCCTGCATATCGTCCTTGATATTGAACAGCAAGGGTGGGTCGTGGCGTATACTCTTTCCCCCTGAGTGATTGCAAGGCTTTGCTCCACCAGTCTGATACATGATCTTCCAATCCCCTTTTCTCAACGTATCAAGATCGCCTTTCAGCCCGGATGCTCCGCTGTTCGGATGTGCCAAAAACTTGTGCCCCGCCTCAGATCCGTTCAATAGCACGTGACTTATGTCGATGCCGTCAAACATTCGATTGGCTGGAAGTGGAGCACGAGCCAAGGCACTGAACGTAGGAAGAACATCTAAGGCGCTGACAAGAGCATTCGAAACGCGTGGTCTAATCCTACCAGGCCAAGCAACTATACCAGGTTCACGATGGCCTCCTTCCCACGTAGTAAACTTACAAGTCGAGCCACTAGAATTCTTCTTTTCCCATAAACCTTGATACGGTCCCGCTGTACCGGTCAAATTGCACTTTGAATCCCACGGTCCGTTATCGCCGGTGAACCAAACAAGAGTGTTATTTGTTAGGCCATTTCGCTGCAGCGAGTCCACTATGACTCCAACAGTCGAATCCATTTCAAGGAGCGTGTCTGCAAAGATTGTTTtacgcgtcgacgcgttcgaaTATTTGGGATTGTGATTTTGAGGCACGTGCATGTGAGCAAAGGCGACGTAAAGAAAGAAGGGTTTGTCTGCCGTTTGATTGGACAGGAATTCGTCAGCCATGGTTTTGTAGCGGTCACTTAAAGTATCCAAATTCACTGGCTGTTCAATGATTTTGAGATTGTGATAAAGAGGCAATGCTAATTCGCCGGAagcactttcaaaaagaagagatgATCGGCGATCGTGGTCGCTTTTAGGACAGGGTTTCTTCATTGGTAGGTCGTAGCCAGGATCGTCGACGCAACCCATGTCATTGCTGTAGGGTATGCCGTAGTAAAAATCAAAACCTCTGTTTATAGGATGATAGGATCCGTTCTGGCCTAAGTGCCATTTACCTgcacaaaaataaataaataaataaataaataaaaccaAAATAATTAAGTAAAAGATTTGAACGCGAGCTCACCAATCATTCCTGTTGAATACCCTGCTTTCTTAAGCATTTCCGCGGTAGTCGTTTCGTTCAGAGGAAGTCCGTATTTGGACATTGGGTTAAAATTGTGCGTGACTCCCGTTCGTATTCCGAGTCGCCCCGTCAGCAAGGAAGCTCGCGATGGAGTGCAAACTGACGCACCAGCGTGAAAGTCGGTGAAGCGGATGCCGGTCGCTGCAAGCCGATCCAAGTTGGGGGTTTCCTTCGTTGTCTCCCAATTAGCGCCAAGATCGCCCCAGCCATAGTCGTCGGCGAATAAAAGAACAAAGTTTGGACGATCGCGGGAACACTGAAAGCTCGGGAAAAAGGCTAAGATGAGGATGGCCGAGAGCATGGCGCCTACTCGATCACCCAACTTGCTACTCAGGGCTCTACTCAGCTGCTCGCAAACGCGCGTTAGCGAAGATTTGTTTGGACTCTGTTGGAAGAGTGTTTGGAAGTACAGTAGTGGTTCGCGTCTTGAAGTGAATCGCGATCTCGCGCCGCGCTGCAACTTTTCTCGTACGGTACGGCTACGCCCAATCACGTGATAcgaagcggcggcaacgTTATTTATTGGCCATCATGAGACCTGGTTTTGCCTACCGCTTTTTGTAAAGGCTGGCAGTAATGTAGCGCGTGATGCAGATGAAACAACGTCTTCGCAAAGTCTTCTGTAGCTACTTATGACGACACTTGCAGAACATAGCACAGAGACCGGCCACGAAATAGTTGGGAATGACCCAGAAGTGATGGCTTTGGAGAAGAAGACTGAGCTTCTAACGCTATGAAGCTCACGTAAAATGACTGctgtttttctgtttctagAAGCTCAATTTATGTGATATAGTCAGTTCTTGAGCTAATTAAGTTCAAAAGTGAGGACAGTGAGTCTGCTAGAGTGTTACTCTGGATTGGCTACACCTGACCTCTCTTCGATGAATCCATGGCTTCTAAAGCCTTCTCTAGCCGTGATCTCAACTGCAAATTTAACAATGGTGCATGAACTGCGCGTAAAAACAGCTCCGAAAACTCGTCATATACGGGCAACTAAACGTTAGCAAAAACGCCCGTATGTGAAGCAAAATTTACCAAATGTCGACTCTACGATACTACTTTCAACCTTTCTTGTTGCGCGAGATTGCCAGCCGAATATCGGTTGAGCAGCCAGGCAAtgaggaaaaggaaatacTTTCGGACAGGCGATAGAGAGAGCGCAAGGATTCCCACGCGACCAATCAATAACGGCGAGATATAGCAACACTATCGTAAACGAGCAGCAACGATGACCCCACTCGTCCTCCccatcctcctcctcctcgtcggctcgacgacgacgacgaagacgacgaagacgtcgcgcGAGCGCAGCAAAGCGGTGAGAGCAATGGAAATGGTGCACCAGAAGAGCATCGAAGGCGCGGCGGGTAACTGCACGGTGGGCGCCGTCGACACGGTCGAGCTCATATACGACGTCAAACGCTGGGAACCGACGGCACgagtcgccgtcttcgtcgccaattTCGTCACTCTTCAACTCCCGTTGGCGAAGAACGCCGTCGGGGCGGCGCGACGTCCAAACGggacgatttcgatttcgtcgtcgttgtcggacgacttcgattcgtcgtttggaccgctcgacgacgtttggctctacgaaatcgtcgccaatACGGTTCGAACGCAGACGAGCATCATGGGATCGGGCGTCTGTTTCGGCGAGTACGAGTACAAGGACTATAAGAATTTCTGCCCGTACGCGTTCGAGTCGCACAACGAttcgacgttcgtcgcgatGAAGGATCTCTCCGTGCCCGATTACGCGTACACGGATCTAAACGCCTCCCAGGCCGAATGGTGGGACGGACCGAGACGGAAGCTCGCAGGAAAAACTGATTGGGAACTGTGGACGTTCATGACAGGCGACGTCAATGGCAACGTCATCACAACAAAGGATCCCGTTGTCAAGTTGACAGACGGCTATTGGACAAAGCCCTATTATGATTGCGGCGGAGCATACCGATGGATGATAACGTTCTTGGCGCCATTTCTAGCAAGGGATCCTCGCCGAGGGAACAACTACACCTACATTGGCGTGACGTCCGTGGATATTGATCTGAGTAATATCGACATAAATCAATGCGATCCGAcgccgacaacgacgaatGTTTCGTatagcgacgacggcgacgttctaaCTGATCAATTTCTCGGTAGTCATCACTGTCAATCCGAGACGACCGACTGCCGTTTCATTGCCGGACGCGGTTTCAAACGCGGTTCATACGTTTGCACGTGCAAGCGCGGCTGGTATCTTCTCCTCGACGAcacgccgtcgatcgtcgtcgtcgacgacggaacgatcggtttcgacggcgaagacgtcgaacgcgaaggCGATCGACTCGCGCGCGGCGAACCGAGTCGACTTCTCGATCCGACGGCGTTTCAGTGTCGCAAGTGCTCGTCGGGATGCGACGAGTGCGTCGACGCGAGCCCGTGTCTCTATTCGCCCGGTTCGCAACCGGTCGCcgttgcgacgacgctcgccgccgTGACGATTATTGTCGCCGTGCTCGCGTCGATATTCACCGTGAAACATCGACATCGCGAAGTGGTCGCCGTCTTCGGCGACCTGCTTCTCTATTTTCTTCTACTTGGAACGATTCTTCGTGCTTTTCACGTATTGATTGGATACTTTGATGCGTCGCCTCTGACGTGCGTCGTGCGTCCGTGGCTCTATCACGTCGGACTCACGCTCACCACCGTCTGTCTCACCCTCTCGCTCTATCGAATCAATCGCTTCACGCAGATCAATCCGATCTTTGCGAAGAATGTCACGCGCAGGCTGACCAATCCACGACTCGTCCGCTGGCTCGGGCTATCGCTCCTCTGTATCGCCGCGATTCTCATTCTCTGGACCGGAATGGATCGTCCGCTAACGGAGAAGCGTTTCCTCACGCGCACGTTGCGATACATTGGCTGTCGCATGTCTCCCTGGCTCGTGCCTTTCTATAGCTTTCACTTCGCGATgctcgccgttgccgcctaTCAGGCGTATCGCATCCGGTTCGTCCAGTTGGGATTTAGCGAGAACAAGAGCCTTCCGGCCGCCGTGTGCGTTCACTTTCTCTTCACTATCTTCTCTCCCATTTGGCCGATCGTCTCCAAGGCGACGAAATTTGATCCGGCGAGCGCTTACTGCATCGAAAGTCTACTCATCTTCATCGACGacatgacgacgattgttcttctttttgccgCCAAAGTCTACgcgtcgttgaagaagaaagccggacgcgtcgttcgagcgcgacgtcgttcgtcgacccAGTGCATATCTGTCGTCGCACTTCGCGACCTGTGGGTCGGAGTCGATCACGATTCAATGGACTACGTGCagaaggcgacgaagaagagctttgcgtacgacgatgacgacgacgatgacgacgacgaaaggaaACCTCGTCCTATGACTCTGTATCATTTGGAACAAGCTCTCTATAGGGATTATAAGGAGGCGTTGAGTCGTCGATGTCGCAAGTGTTGTCTACCGGTATTGGAACCGctcgaggaggaggacgactGGACTATCGGTAGCGATGGGGAGGAGTCGGCGATCGATTCCGAACGCCGATTGTCGTTGGGAAGTCGACGAGGTAGCGGGCTGTCGGCGAAATCTGGACGGCGTAGATCGAGTACATCGTCGACTTTGagtggacgacgaagaaaggcgTCGGTTGTGACGTTTGTGATGGATGACGGTAACgggcaacggcgacgttcgagcTCCAGTTCCGCTTCGAGTGGACCAAAGAAGTCGTGTTTGAAGGATacgcgacgctcgtcgtctGTTAGCCACGATAGCTGTGCGTTCAACGACGAGGAAGGGAACCaggagaatcgtcgtcgtagcaGCGGAGCAGCGGTACGACTGCCCGTAGTTTTGATAGAGCAGCACTGCAGTGGCGTTAGCGAAGGCTCTGATGAGAGATCGAATTCAATTGACGTGATACGGTTGGAAGATAGCGGATTTCTTAGCGTGGCTGGCGCTGGACAAGGCCACCGCTCGCTTCGGCACATGAGGGAAGAGCCCCTGAGCAGGAGCTGCGGCTCTGTTGCCAATGCCTCGGCGGAATTAAGCATAGTGGATATCGGGTACTATAATTCCTCGATGGAACGACTCCTGAGCAGTAGCTGCGGAAGTATTGCAGACGATGAATTGCCAAAGAAACCTAAAGAGACGTCTCTAAGTGAACCGGAACATAAAGTAAGAAAGTCAAGTAAAGAAACCACTGTATAGAGATTGGAACTtactaaagaaaatattccAAGGCGAGGTAAAGTTATAAAGATCTATTTATCATTGGCGGCGCTGTTCTCTAGCATTTTCGTCATCTGTAGATACGCCAGTGCCGCCGACTGCTCGGCTAGCTTTTTACTTTTACTCCTGAAATACACCAAAAAAACTCTGTCGGTCGCACAAGGCATTTGCTTGTCTTTCTCACCATAAACTAGACGAGTATTTTTCTCCGTTTATTGTTAGAACTGTTTTGAAGTGGCGATCGCTCTGCCTCGTTGTCTGTACAAATAGACAACGAGATTTTTTGATGTTTAGTCCAATTTTCTTCATGCAAACCGTTTCGTAGGTGAGCTTCCCTATCTTCCGCAACCTGCCACAGTATCAGTCACAAAGAGTACGAAAGTTTCTTTACTTTGCTTACATAGCTCTATTGTTTATTGTCCCTTTAGGCGTCTCCTTAGATCTATACTCTTTCCTATAAAGATTGGcaagaaaattaataattgaaATATGTTACCCCAGCGTCTACTGTACTTGTTGTACATCACAGGCAACTCCCAAACTCCGTATTCGTTCTCTTCCGCttcgattcgccgtcgtttggCGCTACTCCTCAAAGGTGTACCCTATTTGCAGACAGGATCACATGCCGAGTGAGCATCACCATTGCACGCACTTCTCTATCGACACCAatttcctcttctctttttgacacttcgtcttcgtttaaATCGTAGCTGTCTTCCATTCCCCAAACCGCACTAGTGGAAAGTGCAcgtaaatcaataatcaataattttgccGTACACTACCATATTTGTCTAAGTGACGTTGCAGACAGAAGTTGACGTCCTTTAGTTGATTCAAGGCATTCGCGCATTATTTGGGCAAGGCAATACTTTGCGTTGATAGAGTGAGAACAATATCGTACAGCCTATGAAACGCTGAAGCAACCAGAGCTGGAAAAAATATAACAGTAGTCTAACGTATTTGATGTACGCTTTTGCTACGTCGTCCACAGGAAGCAAGCCTTCCTTTCTGATAGGAATCGTTTGAACACCAAATAAGAATTATTCGATTGCTACCGAAAAATAGAAGGATTCCACTCAGCTGCTCTGGCAATCATAACCGAAGCCGTGCCTAGGGAGGAATCTCTCGGACAAGACTGGAATAATTTCTAGTGTCAAACCTGTTTCTATTTTGTACTTTTCTATGTCTTCATACGTCTTGATCCAATCGCCGGAACCCCCGCTATCGGTGAATAAGGATACCACTTTTTATCTATTTGGCCAAGAGGCTCACTTTGCTATGACTGGAATGGAAACGCTTTGAGCCACTGCTTTTATGAAATCTGTGTGCACGCTATGAAACGGTCGTTCTGTTTGTAATCTGACACAAAAGAGAAATTATTACTAAGTCACGATTGCGGGTGTGAATTCTACCTCCCGTGTACAGCAAGGGCCTTGACTCCAGTACTTTCAATCATTTTGGCTAAAGATACCGTTTCTTCTATCTGAGATTGATCCACGGTTATTATATGCTGTTGTCTAGAGTATGTGCTTTCACTTACTGTTGGCAATATTCGAATTTTGCATGTAACAGGTTTAGACACAGCTTTCACAAGACTAGACAGAATCTTGAACGGCAGCAtttagagaaaaatattctaaagaaagaaagtgcACACACCTGATACACCTTCTCCGGCTGACTGAGAAGTGCTGCACCCATTCCACCCTAAGAATAAAGAGGAGTTTTTCTCAGTGGAactaactaattaattaattattatatgCACATCAAGGGAGAACTTCTTTGGACATCCCATATTAACATCAATTCCAGCCACATCCTTTTCCCTACAAACGCAGAAGGATTGAACTAGATTTTTAGCCGCAGGTTGCGACCTACACTAGATGAGCAGTTTTGACAGCTCTCTCTGGATCTGCTGTTCCCTAAAAGAAAGTGcaggaatttttttcgttgcttAGTAATGTCCAGTAGACTGTTGCAAACCATCTGAAAGACAACCCGGTCTTTTTCCAGATCGCACGTCCGAAAAACGCATCTTCCATCAGGAAGAACAAAATCGACCGTTTTGAGAACTTCTGCGAGTCGGATAGACAGTTTTAGATCGTTTTTGCGGTTAAAACAGCCAGTTACTGTTTTCTA
The Oscarella lobularis chromosome 3, ooOscLobu1.1, whole genome shotgun sequence DNA segment above includes these coding regions:
- the LOC136184816 gene encoding divergent protein kinase domain 1C-like, coding for MISLRFIVRRCGRCCTLCNVVKILLIGPCLLFLLFLLLVFHPKIAPERFNKALGRCSDDEDRRFINDVCLNFSKGVISGPLCRPLCLNGDIVYKHCLGHGGKIVIEAQYENRPVIVKASERSVFHYYVPIEDDLLRRLSERERDKMIRDAVFRQANDVIKPFSVDDKMMAKRFLGEKNLTLADSLTLFSLLGQDEFMRLLLLTGTQHVPALYGWCGHVYAMEYITSDDFLPILHPISSRHTWEERVRVALSFLDMVKSFKNTPYGELFMCDVQESNFGITPGFIVYAIDIDLTFFTEQLKFIITQPKCKRDDECNFFDCVAICDKEKGKCTTNIKTNNFQVLCSDIFQSKLLSLRGLLVHPPKLIAGRLRTLLSDCGKTNDSVIPAAYYENLYHKLRNLLLHSI
- the LOC136184813 gene encoding DNA replication factor Cdt1-like, which produces MAARQSTINVHFPARKRASGSHPSAKRRKTHEDSLVTTASPSSKAKTAETPSKPESIKKSSSLVSLASQRRKAQDLRDQSRRNDEIEPNRLEKRYQSMANDLKAASSRDLMERKRIVGKSSGYPEPMHFGKRQLETEKPDRVDLNSLGSGIPAYQKFEHLVRKESSVALELPQNYKSLAEKFHCVDTVVSLMGKRNETCTFHKLKSSVQEMSRKSFVEKNLGQMKTVFPTAYHFGQVKGLPWYGAQKEKPDYQLTVDINPFAVEELERDGAVRQVGVDEKKPVTTSLLLKRRTVFNRRLLGQVRKHHREFLASKEVSIPDDQIRRWHPEFRLDQVPHVESSPLPEPPVVKRYSTASDMLETARAGMAPPKVIEALESTAAKAKKCLEIKREDTKVLSVDKVTPTEEKTKNSALNGVCQSLIEKIRAKERRRVEEEMTRDPATERQLSMMERLPEMCHILRSLFVSEKRGAIPWDSVIPKLQDSCSSGISQVAAGDHLELLRDVVPDWLTIITIRGTRYVKLNRNADTGKVIDKIRTKQSALRSKVG
- the LOC136184819 gene encoding uncharacterized protein; the protein is MKAVLFFLLASLLTTDATPPQRCNFPPTWTMGADVENYAIDLYATIEVSYDAPNKRFATSGKYKIGKMEERNITTISEKDKYYIIFPTTKKCLVLASEPFETWGVPLNANYAYNYAYGMGTSALRINQWEATMTRFNHSITWGLDATSADCVPVIEDVRLAPEYGMTMSNVFYYDAKPSVVADVFTPAEYCAHVATHSRNDFEVMSLEKELSFSYAMKLI
- the LOC136185523 gene encoding arylsulfatase G-like, whose amino-acid sequence is MLSAILILAFFPSFQCSRDRPNFVLLFADDYGWGDLGANWETTKETPNLDRLAATGIRFTDFHAGASVCTPSRASLLTGRLGIRTGVTHNFNPMSKYGLPLNETTTAEMLKKAGYSTGMIGKWHLGQNGSYHPINRGFDFYYGIPYSNDMGCVDDPGYDLPMKKPCPKSDHDRRSSLLFESASGELALPLYHNLKIIEQPVNLDTLSDRYKTMADEFLSNQTADKPFFLYVAFAHMHVPQNHNPKYSNASTRKTIFADTLLEMDSTVGVIVDSLQRNGLTNNTLVWFTGDNGPWDSKCNLTGTAGPYQGLWEKKNSSGSTCKFTTWEGGHREPGIVAWPGRIRPRVSNALVSALDVLPTFSALARAPLPANRMFDGIDISHVLLNGSEAGHKFLAHPNSGASGLKGDLDTLRKGDWKIMYQTGGAKPCNHSGGKSIRHDPPLLFNIKDDMQESTALDVTKKPYAQVLAEMKQLLSQIMESIAKDNTTVANYDEDKNARPCCNSSHVACRCTV
- the LOC136184367 gene encoding uncharacterized protein, encoding MTPLVLPILLLLVGSTTTTKTTKTSRERSKAVRAMEMVHQKSIEGAAGNCTVGAVDTVELIYDVKRWEPTARVAVFVANFVTLQLPLAKNAVGAARRPNGTISISSSLSDDFDSSFGPLDDVWLYEIVANTVRTQTSIMGSGVCFGEYEYKDYKNFCPYAFESHNDSTFVAMKDLSVPDYAYTDLNASQAEWWDGPRRKLAGKTDWELWTFMTGDVNGNVITTKDPVVKLTDGYWTKPYYDCGGAYRWMITFLAPFLARDPRRGNNYTYIGVTSVDIDLSNIDINQCDPTPTTTNVSYSDDGDVLTDQFLGSHHCQSETTDCRFIAGRGFKRGSYVCTCKRGWYLLLDDTPSIVVVDDGTIGFDGEDVEREGDRLARGEPSRLLDPTAFQCRKCSSGCDECVDASPCLYSPGSQPVAVATTLAAVTIIVAVLASIFTVKHRHREVVAVFGDLLLYFLLLGTILRAFHVLIGYFDASPLTCVVRPWLYHVGLTLTTVCLTLSLYRINRFTQINPIFAKNVTRRLTNPRLVRWLGLSLLCIAAILILWTGMDRPLTEKRFLTRTLRYIGCRMSPWLVPFYSFHFAMLAVAAYQAYRIRFVQLGFSENKSLPAAVCVHFLFTIFSPIWPIVSKATKFDPASAYCIESLLIFIDDMTTIVLLFAAKVYASLKKKAGRVVRARRRSSTQCISVVALRDLWVGVDHDSMDYVQKATKKSFAYDDDDDDDDDERKPRPMTLYHLEQALYRDYKEALSRRCRKCCLPVLEPLEEEDDWTIGSDGEESAIDSERRLSLGSRRGSGLSAKSGRRRSSTSSTLSGRRRKASVVTFVMDDGNGQRRRSSSSSASSGPKKSCLKDTRRSSSVSHDSCAFNDEEGNQENRRRSSGAAVRLPVVLIEQHCSGVSEGSDERSNSIDVIRLEDSGFLSVAGAGQGHRSLRHMREEPLSRSCGSVANASAELSIVDIGYYNSSMERLLSSSCGSIADDELPKKPKETSLSEPEHKVRKSSKETTV